In the genome of Gammaproteobacteria bacterium, the window AAAGAAACGGAACCACTGTAGCAGGTCATTTTTTTCCCGCACCCGCATCAGGTTGTCGTAGTACAGCTGGCGGTTACGTTCAAAAAAATCCGACAGGTACAACACCGGCTGCTTCAATATGCCTCGGCTCACCAGATTTAGGGTAATCAGCAGGCGCCCAACGCGGCCATTGCCGTCTAGAAAGGGGTGGATGGTCTCGAACTGGTAATGCACCAACGCAATTTTCAACAGCTCGGGAAAAAATTGCCCGTCGTTGTGCACAAACTGCTCGATGTCGCCGATCAGCTCGCCGACGGAAGTATGCACTGGCGGCACGAATACCGCGTCATTGATGGTCGCCCCGCCGATCCAGTTCTGGCTGAGACGAAACTCGCCCGGCTGCTTGTGCCTGCCGCGCACTCCCTGCATTAGTGTCCGGTGCGTCGCGCGGATCAGCCGGGCGGAAAAAGGTAGCGTCTTCAGCTTGTCAACCGCCTCGTTCATCGCCGCCACGTAATTCTGCACTTCCTCCCAGTCGTCGCGCCGCCCTGCCGCTACGTCCTCCTTCTCCAGTAGTGCTTCCTCCATGTTGGTCTGCGTGCCCTCGATGCGGCTCGATTGGGTCGCCTCCTTGAGCACATGCATGCGAATGAAGAGGTCGATGTTCGGGATATACTCGGAATACATGTCAAGTCTGCCCAACTCCCGGTCGGCCTGGCCGAGCAACTGCAACAGGCCCATGTCGTCCAGCGCCCACGCGCGGTTAATGGGGTTAGGTTGAAAGCTTTTGTAGTGCGCCTGCTGGACATATCGACCAGGCCGGAATTGCTTCATTGCAGCGTTCTCACGGGAAATTGAAACTAGCCCATTCATTGTTTTAGATTTTAATGAAAAACTAAAATAACGCCAAGCGCTAATTTAGCCGGGCAGGAACACAGACATCCTGGGCGCATTCATGCGGGCTGGAAGCCCGCGTTCCCAAGCCGTATTTTCCCGGTCAACAGCGCCTGCATCATCCCCTGCTTGACCGCGCGGGCCTTGGCGAGCTTCGCCTCCAGCGCGGCGAGCTCCGCGTCCATGTCCGAGAGGATGGCGGCGATGGCGGTTTGTTCTTGATACTGCGGCATCGTGAGTTCAATGCTTTCAATGGTCTTCGCATTGAGGCTAGGAACGCCCGATGCCTCATTGTGTTGCTTCCAGTCGATCAGGCAAAACCGGTAATAGAGGAACTTCGCGTCATGCGGCTCGTGAACAATTGAGTAGAACAGCGTATCCACGGTCCAGAATGGCGAATCCATGAACTGCAGCTTGTCGATAGTGCCCTTTCGCCCGATGAGAACTGACGGCTTGTCATAAAGGAACCGGCTAGCCGTTCCAATCTGGCCGCCGGTTGCGAGAATCGGGTAAGCACCATTTCGATCTGCAACGGAATGCTGGCTCTTGCCATGAGCGATAGTTAGAACGTCGCCCAGCCGCTTCTGCTCCCACTCCGCGTTGGCCCCCGGCAGCCGCTTCTTCCCGGTCAGCAATTCCTGCATGGCGCCTTGCTTGAGCTGGCTCCATGCGAAGCCCATGCGCTCCAGGTGTCCGTTCACCCGCGCCTCCAGCTCCGCCACACGATCGACCATCTGCGGGAGCGGCGCCTCGTAGCGCTCGGCCAGCTCCTTCATGCGCCCCGTGAGCTGCTGGCTCACGCGCTCCATCTCGCCATGGATCGCGGCGTCGAGCGCGGCGAGCCACTTATCGTCCACCACCAGCGCCTTGATCTCGGCCTCGGTGAGCTTGGGGTAGTGGGCGTACGCCTTCGCATCGAGCGCGGCTTCGGCGTCCTTGAGGCGCTTCTTGAGGTCGGCTTCCTGATTGAAGAGATTCAGCCACGAACGCAGAACTTCCGCTTCGGACGGGGCTGCGTCGCCGTAGGGTGCAGGCGCTTCCGCCACCATCAGGACAGCCTCAGGCGCATCCAACGAACTGTCATGCCCGCCCCTGACTACCGCATTCGAGGACAGGCTACGGCGGGCATCCAGTTTGCTGGCGGCCCTGGATCCCCGCTTTCGCGGGAATGACGATGAAGACAGGTCTGCAGGCTCTTCCTCTTTCAGTTCCTTGAGCCGCACGGTGACACTGGCCTTGTTCACCTTGTCGGGTGCGGGGAAGGCACCTTCCTCGCCCCCGTGTTCTTCTTCCAGCTCGGCGAGCATCGCAGCGACGGTCTCCAGTTCGAGGGCGAGCTGGTCGATGGCCTTCTGCTCTTCGGCGTAGTAGCGGGCGACGATAAGGCGCTTGGGGATCAAATCGCAGGTCCAGCCTTTGTCCTTCTCCTTGCCTTTTTTGTCCCGCTCGATGATGCGGGTGGTTTCGGCCTTCCAGCCATCGGCGGCAAT includes:
- a CDS encoding Fic family protein, giving the protein MKQFRPGRYVQQAHYKSFQPNPINRAWALDDMGLLQLLGQADRELGRLDMYSEYIPNIDLFIRMHVLKEATQSSRIEGTQTNMEEALLEKEDVAAGRRDDWEEVQNYVAAMNEAVDKLKTLPFSARLIRATHRTLMQGVRGRHKQPGEFRLSQNWIGGATINDAVFVPPVHTSVGELIGDIEQFVHNDGQFFPELLKIALVHYQFETIHPFLDGNGRVGRLLITLNLVSRGILKQPVLYLSDFFERNRQLYYDNLMRVREKNDLLQWFRFFLVGVIETAKSSIATFDNILKLQKQVELQLQTLGSRTANAQRVTHYLYQRPVVNAARVGEVTGVSPASAYKLIADLEQFGILKEITGGKRGKMYAFDAYLKLFK